The following nucleotide sequence is from Petrotoga miotherma DSM 10691.
TCATTGAAAAAAGAACCTAAAATTATTGAAGGTATAGACATATCTCATCTTCAAGGATTATATACTGTTGCCTCTTTAGTGCGTTTTGAAAACGGCAAGCCCAAAAAAGAAGGATACAGGAAGTATCGCTTAGATAATATAAAAGCACCAGATGACTTTGAAAGTATCAGAACAGTAATAAAAAGAAGATATCAAAAGCATGAATTACCTGATCTGTTATTCATTGACGGAGGAAAAGGACAGGTAAATTCGGCAGTGGAATCACTAAAAGAAATCGGCTATTCTTTAAAGGATGTCGACGTTGTCGGTATTGCCAAAGAAGACGAGAGGATAGTTTTACCAGGTGACATACTGGACCTTCACTTACCTTTGGATCATCCAGTGTTAAGGTTACTTATATACGTAAGAGATGAGACGCATAGATTCGCCATTGGTTTTAACAGAAGTCTTAGAAGTAAACG
It contains:
- a CDS encoding helix-hairpin-helix domain-containing protein; protein product: SLKKEPKIIEGIDISHLQGLYTVASLVRFENGKPKKEGYRKYRLDNIKAPDDFESIRTVIKRRYQKHELPDLLFIDGGKGQVNSAVESLKEIGYSLKDVDVVGIAKEDERIVLPGDILDLHLPLDHPVLRLLIYVRDETHRFAIGFNRSLRSKRFEKTKLDDIYGIGPKRKKELIKHFGGIQKVLEASTEEISKVVKSEKIAKRIKESLGEK